In Magnetococcales bacterium, the DNA window GTACGATGAGCGCTGAGGGTATCGTAGCAGGCCTGTTCGCAACGGGCGGGCCCCACACAGGAAGCGCCGGTACGCACGGTGGCACCAGCTCCACCCAGATCCCAGCCTACTTTGTTTACTTCGTCAAAACACTCTTGAACATCTTCTGCGCGAATACCCTGGAGTTGCAGGTTGCCCGTCTGGCCATGCATGGACATGAGCCCTGAGCCATATTTTTCCCAGATGTCGCACATTTCCCGCAGGGCTTTGGCGCTATAATGCAGACCGGGGGCGGGTTGAATGCGGACGGTGTGAAATTCAGCCGCCTCGGGAAATTTATCGGTAATCATGCTGTAGCGACTGATGACACCTGCGCCGTAGCCATGTACGCCAACAACGCCACCCTTCCAATAGCCCATGCGGGTTTCGTAGGAATAGTTGAGTTGGTCGAGTACCCCTCGAATCATGGTATTGCCGCTGCGTTGGGCGGTCTCTTTGAATCCCTTGATAAAGCTGGGCCAGGGACCCTTTTCGAGTTCGTCCAACATGGGGGTGGGGTTGAGTTCCAATGCTTGATCTTTTTGCTGAGGTTTCGAATCACCCATGGCCATCTCCAGAATGAAAATGTGATAGGGAGGGTAATACCCGCCCTGTGTATGGTGAATAGTGCAACAGCCAACTTGGACTTCTGACTGTAGAAAAAGTTTCAAAAATCTTGATATAAAATGATTTTTGTCAATAAAAGCTTTTTTTCGCAAAAATTAATTGATCCGTAGATAGTTTTTTTTGCCGTGGCATAATAGTGTGTGAGGGTGTAAACCCGATAGGATCAATTGAACCATGACCGGGTCAGGGAGATGAAATATGAGTCAAATGGTATGGAAAGATGAATACAGCGTCGGTATCGGATCCATAGATGATCAACACAAGCGGCTGTTTCAGCTCTTTGGTCAGCTGATGGATGCCATTCATTCCGGTGACGCGATCCAGGTTATGGATGATATCTTTTTACAGTTGAAAGGCTATGTAACAACCCATTTTCGCTTTGAGGAACAACTGATGCGCAAGGCGGAATATCCTGAATATGAGGCCCACAAGGCGGGACACGAAAAGATCAAGACCGACATTCAAAACCTGCGCAGCCGTTTTCATCAGGCCGACAGCCAGGAAGCCAAAGGACGCATCGTCGAAGAGGTCGTGGA includes these proteins:
- a CDS encoding hemerythrin family protein, whose product is MSQMVWKDEYSVGIGSIDDQHKRLFQLFGQLMDAIHSGDAIQVMDDIFLQLKGYVTTHFRFEEQLMRKAEYPEYEAHKAGHEKIKTDIQNLRSRFHQADSQEAKGRIVEEVVDFMTNWLTGHILSSDMDYSPYLKIAA